The window AGCGTTGCAACGAGGAAAAGAACGCGTATGCTCATCGTAATAACAATTCGAAGAGGGGATTCATTAGCGTTTCGAAGTCAGCTTCTGCGTGAGCGCAATAAGAAGATGTCAGAAGCGGCGAAAGAGCTACTTTATTATCTCAACGTCTCCAGCACTTCCTTCGCCCTATCGATTCGCACCTGCTTCTCCTTCACCAGGATCTCCACAACTTTGTCTATCTGGTCGCCTTCAGCACCCGCAGCGATGGCGACGTTCCGTGCGTGGAGCGACATGTGCCCGCGTTGAATGCCTTCGGTTGCTAACGCACGCAGCGCAGCGAAGTTCTGCGCGAGGCCAACGGCGGCGATAATCTCCGCAAGTTCGTTCGCCGTCTTCACACCCAGTAGCTTCACATTGGCCTTCGCCGTTGGATGCGTCGTGGTTGCGCCGCCAACGAGGCCGACCGCCAGCGGAAGTTCAATCGTTCCCACCAGATCGCCGTCCTTGTTCTTCTCCCAGCGCGTTAAGGGCTGATACTGTCCGGTGATGCTCGCGTACGCATGTGCTCCAGACTCAACGGCCCGGAAATCGTTGCCCGTGGCGATTACCACCGGATCTATCCCGTTCATGATACCTTTGTTGTGCGTTGCACATCGGTACGGATCGGCTTTGGCGAATTCATAGGCGTTCAGAATGCCATCAACAACACCCTTGCCACCTATTTCATCCTTTGCAAAAACCGCTCGCGCGAAGACTAACCGATACGTGGCGAGGTTCGAGATGATACGAAGACACACTCGACCGCCCGTGATCTGCTCGATAAAGGGCGCAACCGCTTCAGCCATCGTATTGACCGCATTCGCGCCCATCGCGTCCTTAACGTTGACCAGGAGATGGACGATCACCTGTGGACCCATCATGGTATTGATTATCTTTACCTCAATGTCTTTCGCACCGCCACCGAGGCTGACGAGCACGGAGTCTTTTTCATTCGCGAGCTCTAAAATGCGCGCTTTGTGTGCGAGCACGGTGAATTTCGCGGATGACGGGTCGGGGACATCAGTCACCTGGATTTGCCCGATCATTACGGGGTCCATCGAGCTCGTTTGGAATCCGCCAGCCGCCCGTGCCATCTTCGCCGCATTGCTCGCGGCGGCCACCACCGAAGGCTCTTCAATCGCCATCGGAATCAGGTAATCCTGGCCATTGATCAGGAAATTC of the Methanomicrobia archaeon genome contains:
- a CDS encoding hydroxymethylglutaryl-CoA reductase, degradative, coding for MKTSKLSGFYKLNPKERLAIVKDFAGLSDDEMAVLGTTGSLGDLANRMIENVVGTMPLPLGIATNFLINGQDYLIPMAIEEPSVVAAASNAAKMARAAGGFQTSSMDPVMIGQIQVTDVPDPSSAKFTVLAHKARILELANEKDSVLVSLGGGAKDIEVKIINTMMGPQVIVHLLVNVKDAMGANAVNTMAEAVAPFIEQITGGRVCLRIISNLATYRLVFARAVFAKDEIGGKGVVDGILNAYEFAKADPYRCATHNKGIMNGIDPVVIATGNDFRAVESGAHAYASITGQYQPLTRWEKNKDGDLVGTIELPLAVGLVGGATTTHPTAKANVKLLGVKTANELAEIIAAVGLAQNFAALRALATEGIQRGHMSLHARNVAIAAGAEGDQIDKVVEILVKEKQVRIDRAKEVLETLR